In the genome of Triticum urartu cultivar G1812 chromosome 5, Tu2.1, whole genome shotgun sequence, one region contains:
- the LOC125555928 gene encoding mannan endo-1,4-beta-mannosidase 8-like, whose protein sequence is MGDMMCPAPATARSTTTPRIPLLPYVLLGLASTVMSLEPDAEEEWAAVERRGAHLVTRAAERPFIIHGFNTYWLMSFAADEATRPRVTAAIAEAAGAGLNVCRTWAFADGGYHALQTAPFCYDEVVFQALDFVVSEARRYKMRLILSLCNNWEDYGGKAQYVRWGKEAGVDLTSDDDFFSDPTLKGYYKAFVEAVLSRINTITNEAYKDDPTILAWELINEPRCPSDPSGDTLQAWIEEMASYVKSIDTMHLVEIGIEGYYGPSTPELLLVNPDDYSGHVGTDFIRNHQAMGIDLASVHIYSDTWLPDSTEESHVQFVNTWMQQHIDDAANLLGMPIVIGEFGLSLKDGKFENEFRETFMQTVYNNFLGSWESGMIGGGCLLWQLFPEGAEHMDDGYAVIFVKSPSTFNLLANHSRKLEC, encoded by the exons ATGGGCGATATGATGTGTCCCGCTCCAGCCACCGCTCGGAGCACGACGACGCCTCGCATCCCACTCCTCCCCTACGTCCTCCTCGGCCTTGCTTCCACCGTCATGTCGCTGGAGCCGGACGCGGAGGAGGAATGGGCAGCGGTGGAGCGGCGAGGCGCTCACCTGGTAACGAGGGCGGCGGAGCGCCCCTTCATCATCCACGGGTTCAACACCTACTGGCTCATGTCCTTCGCCGCCGACGAGGCCACGCGGCCGCGCGTGACCGCGGCCATTGCCGAGGCTGCCGGGGCGGGGCTCAACGTGTGCCGCACCTGGGCGTTCGCTGATGGAGGGTACCACGCGCTGCAGACCGCGCCATTCTGCTACGACGAGGTGGTGTTCCAG GCACTAGATTTCGTGGTCAGCGAGGCAAGAAGGTATAAGATGCGGTTAATACTGTCACTTTGTAATAACTGGGAAGATTATGGAGGGAAGGCACAGTATGTAAGATGGGGTAAGGAGGCTGGCGTAGATCTTACTTCTGACGACGACTTCTTCTCTGATCCAACACTTAAAGGGTACTACAAAGCTTTTGTTGAG GCTGTTTTGTCAAGAATAAACACAATCACAAATGAGGCCTACAAAGACGATCCTACTATTCTTGCCTGGGAGCTGATTAACGAGCCGCGCTGCCCTTCAGATCCATCAGGCGATACGCTGCAG GCATGGATAGAAGAGATGGCTTCTTACGTGAAGTCTATAGATACTATGCACCTCGTGGAGATTGGTATTGAAGGGTATTATGGTCCGTCTACTCCAGAACTTTTGCTCGTCAACCCAGATGATTATTCAGGGCATGTTGGAACGGACTTCATCAGGAACCATCAAGCAATGGGAATTGATTTAGCTTCAGTTCATATTTATTCAGACACTTG GTTGCCTGACTCAACAGAGGAAAGCCACGTTCAGTTTGTTAACACTTGGATGCAACAACATATTGATGATGCAGCAAACTTGCTGGGCATGCCCATTGTGATCGGGGAGTTTGGATTATCACTGAAGGATGGCAAGTTTGAAAACGAGTTCCGCGAAACTTTCATGCAGACAGTGTACAACAATTTCTTGGGCTCTTGGGAGAGTGGAATGATTGGAGGAGGCTGCCTTCTATGGCAGCTCTTCCCTGAAGGCGCAGAACACATGGACGATGGTTATGCAGTTATTTTTGTAAAATCACCATCCACATTCAACCTACTTGCAAATCACTCAAGGAAGCTAGAATGTTGA